A window of Prionailurus bengalensis isolate Pbe53 chromosome E1, Fcat_Pben_1.1_paternal_pri, whole genome shotgun sequence genomic DNA:
CTCAGTCCTTTGACTCGCGGAGCCCCTCCACAGGACTGCTTGAGCGTCCTCATGACCTGGTGCCTCGGTTCCCCCAGAGCGAGGGGTCCAAGAGAGCGGGGCAGAATCCTCGCGGTCTCGTACGAGCTCACTCGGAAGTCACACACCATCCTTTCTGCGACATCCCTCTGATGACACAGAGGAGCCCTCGTCACTGTGGGAAGGCACCGCATTCAACAGTGCTGGTGCCGGGAAGGAGTTTCATCGGCAGCCGCTTGGCTACCGGCTGGCGACCACCCAGCTGTGTAGACACAGCTAATTCTCCAATGACACCGAAGGTACGTACTGCAAACAGCTGCATCTCGAAGAGGAGGACACGGAGGCCCAGAAATGGGAAGTAACTTGCTCAGATTCACAGGGGGGTAAGTGATAGAGTCACAAGATGCCAACTCAGGTGGTCCGGCTCCCAAGGCGGGGTCTAAGCTACCATGACCCTGAAGACAGACCTTCAGCTCCTCTGTGGCCCGGAAGGAACAGGGTGGATTCAGGACCGCTTCTACTCCGGAAAGCCAACCAACAGACGCGTACAGGGTGGTGGGCTGGTGACTCCAAAAACTAGCAAGATAAATGCAGCCTGGGAAGGATGGGacctggggatggggtgggatgggaacGGGAGGGTTTCACCCAAGGGTCTAGGGAGAGCCAAACTTGGGGGCCCAAACAGTGAGAAAGCAGGGACGGGTTGACCAGAGAATGCTTACGGTGAGGTCTGGGCACTCCCGTCCCCATCACTACCAGCAAAGGAGCTCTTGGCGTCAAAAAGTCTCCTTGGCCTCACCCTACCCAGATGGCATTGTCTCACCCACTTGTTCAACAAGGGTTACTGAACACTTACTGTACGAGCCAGGCACAGGACTGGGCAAGAGGGACGTGGCAATACCCAGGCGAGATAAAGTCCTTTTCTACCCGGAGCTTGGAATCTAGCAAGGGAGACAGACAAGTTTCTGGCAAATTCTACAAGAACAACGAGTACGATGATGGGAAGGCGCAGGGATCttggggtttggggggagggagcagatCAGGGAGGGACAGGCTTCCTGCTGCGCTCAGCCAGAATGGGATAAGGGCGGGAGGActtccaagcagagggaagagccaCACAAAGGCTCCGAAGAGAGGTGATTTCCCTCGTTGAGAGGTTGGCGTGGGTAAGGCGGAAGGGGAGAGCCCAGTGACTTCAAAGATCAGGGCAGGAAAGTGGGAGCTAAGGGGGAACGAACGTGGTTCCCCAAAGGAGAGGGGAGTTTTCCGCAGAGGGATGGGCCCTACCCCCGACCCGAACCCAAGGCAGTAGATGGGGAGGACCCCAGCAGGCCTCTCTGCTTGCCCTTCTGGTTCCCTGGCCTGTGGGGAAAGACTTGGCCGGTGGTGCCAATGTGCTCATCCTTCCCGGATGCAGAGCccgcagggcagggcagaggttGGGGAAAAGCAGACGACGCGGGGGTGATGCCAGATCTGGGCCTCCAGGTTTGAGGGTGAGCAGGACCCCCCATCGTGGCTTAGAAGGGGCGCCCCTGAGGGTGGTCAGACAGTGCTTCCCCACACAGGTGGGGATGACAGAAGCTTAACTCCAAAAGTAAGAGATGAATAGGGACAAGGGGAGGAATAAAGAGGCCTCTCTGGTTCCCTGGGTTTTGTCCAAGCCCCAGATGAAGGTGGGGCTGAGCCTCTGTGTCTGGTTTCCTGCTGGGGCAGAGGACCCGGGCCGGGAGTCCAGTCAATAATGCCCCCTCTCTTCACCGCCTCTCCATCCCGTCGCCAAGGCCGAAGCAGGGCCAGTCTCTGTCTCCGGAACCAGTGGGAAGAGCCCCTCCCCTGAACTCCCTGCTCCTTCTCCCTCACCTTTTCCCAGCCCCTTCCTGCAGCAGGGTGGTTCTGTCACTCCTCTGTTCAAACCTTTCAGTGGTTATCAGGGCCCCCAGGCAAGGCCCAAGCTCCTGACCACGTTCTCCAAAGCGTTGCAGAAACCCAACCAGGGCCATGGTCATGGCTGCTTGTTCACTCGGGTCCCCCAAACCTGGCATGGTGCGAGCTTGCTGAGGGGTGAACTGATGCCCGGTCTGGCTTCCACCAACCTCTCTGGCTGTACCTGCCTTCATATACCCCCAAGCGCGCTTCACGCACACGTTCAACTCCCAGAGGACCCCTCCAGTGCACCCGGATCTGTGAAGACACCGGACTCAGAGAAAACTCAGGCGTTACACGCTCTTCCTCGAAGAAGCTCATGGAGCCGCGTGTTTCCCACCAAGAACTTGGGCGACATCAAGACGAATCTCAAAAATGCGCTGAGTCAAAGCAGCCAAGTGCAATTATAAACAGTACGTGGCTCCGTGGATGAGAAGGTTGGGAGCAAGCAACAGTGATCTTTGCGCTATAGAAGTCAGAATAGCAGTGGCCTCTGGAAAGTGGAATTGGCAAAAGATGGGCACGACGCGAGTTTCTGGGATCGTTGAAATGTTCCGAGTCTTTTTGTACATTGGCTGACGTGCATTGAGCCACGTGGTTAAATCCGGGTGTGTTACTGAATGtgagttatacctcaataaagtacTGTCAGTATACAAAATAGAGTAACGTTCGCATGAATGTAACAATAACGAAAGACCCTCAGTGTCTGGATTAAAGAGCACATCGGATGTAAGCAAAGAGAGAACAATGAGCTGGAAGATGGACCCAAGGAGATTATCTAGATGGCATCACAGTGACACATAGATTGCAAGATATAGAAGGGAGACAGATTACACGGAGGATGGGTTGAAAAGGTCTAgcatacttttcttttaatttattttgagagagagagagagagagacagagagcgagtggaggaggggcagagagagagagagagagaatcccaagcagactccatgctgtcagcacggagcccagcatggggcttgaactcacaaactatgagatcatgacctgaaccgaaatcaagagttggccgcttaaccgagagtcacccaggcgcccctaaaaggccTAGCATACTTCTAGCCATAGTCCCCAAAGGAGCAAAGAATGGACGAAAAAGAATATTTGAGGAGATACTAGCTGAGAATTTCTCCAAACTGATGAAAGGTATGAATTCACCGATACaggaaatacaaaatactaagagaataaattaaaaaagaatctcttcCTGGATACTTTGTAAAGAACTACAAAATACCGATGAATACCAatgatagctctttttttttttttttagaaatgttgacacttttttaaaaaagtttatttatttatttcgagagagagagagagagagcacaagcagggtaggggcagagagagggagagagagagaatccccaagcaggctctgcacagtgtggagcctgacgtggggctcaaactcacgagctgtgagatcatgaccggagccaaaaccaagagtcggacgcttaactccCTGACACACCCAGGTGCGCCACCAATGGTATCTCGAAAGCAGGGAGAAAAAGGCAGATCACCCACAAAGGAATGACAATGTGACTGAGCAGACGTCTTCCCCAACAATATGCACCTGTTATATGCCTAGCTAAGAACGCTAGGGTGAACAAGACAGCCCCGGCCCCTACCACGGGGAGCCCACGGTCTATCAGGAACAGCAGACGCGGAGGAAGCAATTATAGCGTGATGAGCTGGCCTGGCTGGAGGGCACGAGAATTGGCAAAAACATCAAACGGGTAGATCTGTGAACTGGGAAAAATTTCTCATCGGTGCCGCAATACCCTGTGTGTTTACCGAGATGGGGTAGGTTTTTTCCTCCACGGGACTCTGGGGGCAGCTCACACATCCTTCTGAAGACTTGCTGACTTCCTCCCTGGACCcctggaggaaagggagagggatggTCCTCTTCAGACCCTTCTTCAAAGTCCTAGACTTTCTCCTGTGGCCACAATCCAGGTAGCAGTGAGCGGAGGCTACATGGGGGGAAGGAGGGTTATGCCGGAATGAGGCCACTTAAATGCCAGTGATGGGGAGGGGTGTCCCATGGGACGGGGCTTAGGAGCCCACTCCCAACTTCTCCCCACCCTGCACCCACACACAAGACCTTCCACATGCTCCCCAAAACGTCCCTTTCAGGGGCAGCACACTGGACCCAGGTTCAGAGCTGGGAAACTGACAATCCCTCCAATTTTAGACTCTGTCTAGGCTGGGGGTTGACTTCCTGCACCATCAGCACCTCTCTGCCCTggctccatttgtttttttttttaaacttttaatgtttatttatttttgagagagagagagagagagagagagagagagcgagcgcgggcgcaactgggggagggacagagagagagggagacacagaatccgaagcaggctccaggctctgagcggtcagcacagagcctgacggggggctcgaacccgcaaatcgtgatcatggcctgagccaaactcggatgcttaacggactgagcccccccccacaccccgccgccccccaggcgcccctgccctggcTCCATTTCAAAGCACCTGTGCACCTTGCCTTTCTCCACTTGGGGGCTAGGAAGCTCTCTCCCCTGCTGGGACCCGGGGACTTTGTCCTGTTTAGCCTTATCCTCCCAGCGCCCGGGCCCGTTATCTCCATCTGAGGCTGATTCCTTCGAGGGGTGGGACTCTGGCTGAGAGAGGTgatctggggagaggggagcatgGGAGACAGGACACCGAGGACGAAGTCTGGGAGGGGCGAAAGGTTCTTTGAAAGAGGCTGGAAAGAGGGTgtgcagcaggggagagggaaaggacgGAGAAGGGTTTCTCGGGGTCTGGCCGGGCCGAGGAGGGGCCCCCAGCCCGCGGTCGCGGGGCTCCAGGAGTCGGGCCCGGGGACCCGGGCACGGCGTGGGCTGGCCGGGACCCGCGTCAGGCCCCGCCCCTCGGTCCCAGGCCCCGCCCCAtaggccccgccccgccgcctcGGCCCCGCCCTCCCCGGGATTTAGCGCTGGCGGCCTGGGCGGCTCCGCAGCCGCCGTTTCCGCTTTCTCCAGGTGAGGGTCCGGAGGAGCCGGGACGCCCCGCGCAGGGGCTGGCGGAGCCGCCGTCACTTGGGGTGCGTCCGCGGGTGCCCTGTTcgctttccctccttccctcctccccctctccttccccccaccgcGGCCGCGTTTCCCCCGGTCCCCCTTCCcgtgctttctccctctcacctGGCAGGTGGTCCCGGGTCTCTCAGTGCCGtggcctctccccccccctcccgcccctcctcgCGCCCAGTTCCTCGTTCAACCCTTCCTCCAGGTCTCCCTCGCGTGGGGGGACGGAGAGGTCCCGGCGTGTGTCAGGGAGAGCGCTGTGCAGGCAGCGGGCGCCCGGAGCACCGGGCCTTAGCGAGCAAAGATTGGTGGAGTGAGGTTGGTGACGCTCAAGGTGGCTTGAGTGACTCAGGGGTGCGGGCCGGGCGCTACCTGGAGCTGAGCTCAGGTGGGTGTGGAAGGGACTGTGCACCTGGCAGCACCTGCCTCTGTAGGCAGCGCCCGAGCTCAGCTGGCCTGCACTTGACCGCCAATCACAGACGGGTCTCGGACACGTGGACGGCCGTATCTCCCAGGCGGTGAGCTGCCGGCTCACAAGTAGGCACAGGAGGGAGGGTATGTGGCAGTATGAGCTGCGTTTCAGGGCAGCGTCCCGAAGTGTCTCAGATCCGCGAGGCcacctacctgggtggctcagacaccGTCTGCAGCATGTTGTAGATCTCTGTGCGTGTGGCAGTGTTTTGAGCGTGGGAGGCattgtacctgtgtgtgtgtgtggtcagcCTATCTGGGCATGTCTGGTAGGTCCCTGGTCCCTGGGCGTCTGGTCTGGGTGCGCTAAGCATACACAGGCTGCGTGCCTTCACAGCTCAGGAGTGAGCAAAGGAACGTCCCTGGGGTCTCCAGGGTGCTCAGCTCTCAGGTGTGAGGAGGGCGGGTTTCTCACTGCTGAGGGGGGTAGGGTAGTGGATCTCAGGCATGGGGGGCGCTCTCCCTGGGGCTTGTGGGAGCGGCGGGATTCCTGGCTGCTCAGGgtgtgtccctccctctgccctcctccccccccccccccccccgagcgtTTCTgatgggtggagggtggaggcGGCTGGCGAGCGTGTTTCTGGGGTCTCGGTCTCAGGTGCCTTCCTTGGGCTATGTGTCTGGAGGTGACTGCGTCATCCTGAGGGATTCCTTCTCCAGACATGCTCCCTGAGGCCAGCTCGCTGTGGCTGCTGCGACTGCTCCGGGACATCCAGCTGGCCCAGTTCTACCGGCCCATCCTCGAGGAACTTAATGTTACTCGGCCGGAGCATTTCGACTTTGTAAAGCCTGAGGACCTGGACGGCATCGGCATGGGCCGGCCCGGTAAGGGGCCCCTGCGCAGAGGTCCTGCTCTCTTGGTCCCCAGCCTCGTAGTTTCGAaccccctctgcccaccccccgaCACACCAGCCCTCTTCTTTGCCTATAAATCCTTCTGCaacctccatccccacccccacccccacccccacccccacgtacCACCAAGTCCTCTGATTCTGACCTTCCCCAGCCCAGCGCAGACTGGCCGAAGCCCTGAAGAGACACCGTTCCGGGCTTAAGTCTAAGAACTGGGTCTACAAGGTGTGCATTTCCCGGTGGGGGCCGTGGACTTAAAGGGCCAGCTTAGGCCCAGGAATGGGGTGGGTTGAGTGTCAGGGAGGAGGACACCCACTTAATTTCCCacccctgcttcagatccttgggGGCTTTGTACCTGAGCAGAAGGAGACCACCCCCCCTTCAGACAGCCCCCTGTTGTCCCTCCCTGAGCCCGAGGGGGGACTCAAGTGTCTGATCCCGGATGGTGCTGTGTGCAGAGGGGAGCTGCTGGGCTCTGGCTGCTTTGGAGTGGTGCACCGAGGGTTATGGACACTGCCCAGCGGTCAGAGTGTGAGTACCCAGGGAACCCAGTGCATTCTGGGTGCTGGGGCCGGCTGCCCGTCTCTTCCGCGTGCCCTCTGTGCTCTGGCCCCCACGTAGCTGTTCCCTAAGcgtccttcccaccccccccactcctcccaggTCCCAGTGGCTGTCAAGTCCCTCCGCGTGGGTCCTGAAGGCCCCGTGGGCACCGAGCTGGGGGACTTCCTTCGAGAGGTGTCCATCATGATGAACCTGGAGCACCCACACGTGCTGCGTCTTCACGGCCTCGTCCTGGGCCAGCCTCTGCAGATGGTGAGCAGACCCGGACAGCGGCTCCCAGGGCAGGTGGGCGGCAGGGTCCCCTGGGGCGGGACCTCTGCTCACGTGGCGCCGTGCTCCCGCAGGTGATGGAGCTGGCGCCCCTGGGCTCCCTGCACGCGCGCCTGGCCGCCCCGGCCCCCACGCCCCCGCTGCCCGtggccctgctctgcctcttcctgcgGCAGCTGGCGGGGGCCATGGCGTACCTGGGGGCCCGGGGGCTGGTGCACCGAGACCTCGCCACCCGCAACCTGCTGCTGGCCTCCCCGCGCACGATCAAAGTGGCCGACTTCGGGCTGGTGCGGCCGCTGCGCGGCGCCCGGGGCCGCTACGTCATGGGCGGACCCCGCCCCATCCCCTATGCCTGGTGAGGGCGCGGAGCCGGGATCCCCGGGCACTAGAGGGCTCTAGAGGGCTGGGGCGGCGTGGACGGCTCCCTCCGGGGGAGGCTGGGACGAGGATTCTGGGAGGGCCCCCGGAAGTCCTCAAGAAGATCACCCAGCTCCCCCGGGAGGGACCCGTGCGGCCCGTTCAGCTGCGTTTCCACAGGTGCGCCCCAGAGAGCCTGCGCCACGGGGCCTTCTCTTCTGCGTCTGACGTGTGGATGTTTGGGGTGACGCTGTGGGAGATGTTCTCCGGGGGCGAGGAGCCCTGGGCCGGCGTCCCGCCGTACCTCATCCTGCAGCGGCTGGAGAAGGACCGAGCCCGGCTGCCTcggcctcccctctgccccagggcTCTCTACGCCCTCGCCTTGCGCTGCTGGGCCCCCCACCCTGCCGACCGGCCCAGCTTTCCCCACCTGGAGGGGCTGCTCCAAGAGGTGggagcccccacctccccagatgCACCCAGTCTCTGGTTTCTCCCAGAGCTCCACGCACAGGAGTGACAGATACTCCTGGGCTGGGGTCAGGGACCGGCTCTGGATGACCCGGATTCAGTGTCTACCTGCAGCGGGGCCCAGAGCCCTGGGGAGACGGCTTAGGGCTGCGGAGACGGATGCTGAGGGCTGGGGGACGGAGCACCGAACAGAGAGCAGTAGGTTtgacaggcagagggaagaaaggtCTGCATGCGACTGGGAAATACAGCTAAGGCGGCCCCAGCATCTCAGGTGCCCCGTGGAGGGCTATGCGAGGAATGATACGTAACCAGGGCCAGCCCTGGGAGACACCGTGCTAAGTGCTTCACATGTCTCCTTCTTGCACGTTGGCCCGCTTCATCCTCGCAACAACCCCATAAGGCCATTATTATCTGGAGTTTACAGATGGGGGCACTTAAGGCAGTTAAGGCAGTGACAGTTTAAGTGGAGGAGTTGGGATTTGAAGCACTCAATTGACCCAAGAGCGCCGTCCCCTAAATCGGTAAACTGCGTTGTTGAAGACTCTGTCTTTACCCTGAAGGCACCTGGGAGCCATGGAGGGATTTTGAGCGGGGGAGTTCCCAGTCACTTTACATGTTCTCTCACTCTGGCTTGGAGCAAGGAGGGATGAGAGGAAGGAGACTGAACAAGGGAAGAGCAGGTGGCCGACAGGGGTCATGAAGCAGAAATGAAAGGATGTCTGCGGTCAGGGTCAAGGCAGCGGggctgggaagaaaaggaaaatatttccagagaCACTGGGAGGCAGAGCGGTGCGTGGGAGGACCCTCCCTTGGTTCTCCTAGGCAGagacagcccccccccctttgttgCTTCCTGACTCCTGGGGTACGTCCGGCTTGGTGTGGAACCCAGATCTGCCACCCCCTACTGGGGGATAGGGACAGTCCCCCCTGGGCCCGGGACAGAGGATATACCTGGTATGGGTTTGATGGGTGGATGCGTAAACAGgagtctccttcctctcctcacgTGATCTTGCCCTTCTGACTCAGGCCACAAGCCCTGCCaccctttcttcctgtctctgcagGCGTGGCCTCCTGAGGCACATTGTGTGAGGGAGGTCACAGAGCCAGGCGCCCTAAGGATGGAGACTGGTGACCCCATCACCGTCATCGAGGCCAGGTGACAGCCTCGGGCCTCCCACACGTCCCCAAGGAGGAGGACTCCCACCCGACCTGCCTGACCCTGGTCCCAatctgctgccccctccccgcccagctCCCTGAACCCtgaccctctgcctcctcccttccccgcTGGGCCCCGGGAGCGCCACTAAAGTCGTGGCTCCCACTGGAGCCACCAAGCCCGTAGAGCCCTTTTGTGTTAGGGAGAAAAGAGCCTCCCTTCTTCCAGGCAGCTGCCGCTGCAGGCACACGGCTTGCGAGCTGAATGTGGGCCGgagcccagcccccctccccctccgtcCCCTCTAACAGTGCCTCTTCCCACAGCCCGGACTCCACGACCTGGAGGGGCCAGAATGGCCGCACATTCAAAGTGGGCAGCTTCCCAGCCTCAGCAGTGACACTGGCAGACTCGGGGGGCTCGCCGGCCACCCGTCCGGTCCACAGAGTGTCCCCTGCCCGGGGCGAGCTGCACCAGGGAAGCACGGATGGGTGAGTGGGGGACACAAGCCCAGCAATGCCTCTGGAAGGGAAGCTTGGGGagggggtctgggggggggggcgggcagctgGAGGGAAGGCTGGACTTGCCTCCCAGCCGGGGCTTCCACTCTGGGGCTCAGCCTGCCTGggagccccccccacccagagtttctggtgtgtgtggggggcggggggcacactGATGTGCCAGGTGGGGAGAATGAACCGGATTGCTCTCcaacagggacagagggaaggccaAGCTTCGGGATTTGCCTCCGGCACGGGGCCAGAGAAGGAACGTGCCCCTGCAGAGGGCGAGAGGTGGGTGTGGTGCCGGGGACCTCGCTTCTGACAATTCTGCCCCGCTCTGAGTCCTGACCTTGGTGTCGGCGATGCGGCGGCCCCCCATCTGCCCTCTCTAGCGCTGTGCATCTCCCCCTGCAGCGCCCGCCCTCTCCGTTCTCTGGGGCCTCAGCTGCCTGGGCTGGGGTGTCTGTTCCGCACACCTGTCTTCCTGTCCCCCTAACCAAGGGCCCCCCATGAGCACGGCACAGACACAACGGGGAGAAGGCAGGGCCCAGCATCTGGGCCTCCTCTCAGGTTGATTATTTCTCAACGGTGCAGTCATTTccaagagcctggagtctgttctGTCCCTGGGCCCCCGCCCCACAGGGGGTGGTTCCAGCCCCCCCGAACTTCGCCATGCCAGAGCCGTGACCCGGGGACCCCCTGGCCTGCCATCCTGCCCTCCCTTTGCCTCCAGTCCTTCTCAGCCCAGCCAGCCCCCCAGGGAGCGGCCTCCGTGGCCCAGAAGAgaacccctccccagccaccccccGGGAAAAGCTGGAGCCGGCAAAGCCACCGTTCCCTCCGGAGGCCTCTTGCCCGACCCCGAGTTGCAGAGGAGGATTATGGAGGTGAGAACTCCCTGAGGTGGCCTGGTGTCCCGAGGGGGCTACAGGCGGGACCGTGGCCTAAGCCGGACTTCGTGCCCCGTAGGTGGAGCTGAGCGTTCACGGAGTCACCCACCAGGAGTGCCAGGCGGCGCTAAGGGCCACTGGGGGAGACGTGGTTTCCGCCATCCGGAATCTCAAGGTAAAGCCAGACCCTTCTCTCGGgttcccacccctcccacccctcccacccctcccacccctgccctgtggCAGCcactgccctccctcctgcctccgcAGGTGGACCAGCTCTTCCATCTGAGCAGCCGGTCCAGGGCCGACTGCCGACGCATCCTGGAGCATTACCAGTGGGACCTCTCGGCCGCCAGCCGCTACGTCCTGGCCCGGCCCTGAGGTCTGCTCCCTTGGGTGTGGATACTAGCCTGGGTCAAGGGCCTGGCCACGTGGGACCAAGCAGAACCCGGACAGGTCCCATCAGGGCAGAATTTCCCACCTGGGGAGATCGTTGGCAGGTACGGGAGGAGCCTGGGGTCGCGCACTGCTGAATGTCTCCTCCCGCCCTGCCCCTTGGCCTCTGAGGGCTCACGCTCCCTCGGCTGGTTCATAGAAGGATCTCCTCCGCTCTGCCTCCCACATTGCCAACCACGAGGAGAACTCGGAGGGACACAGCTGCCACACGTCGCACCCACAGGAAGCTTCCACTTGCTACAGAGAGCGATCCAATGGCCATCCTGGGCCTCGGGGACAGCCATCCCGAACTGCCGTCAGCTGCCACACGGGTCTCTGTGGGAGCAGTCATCTCGGACGACGGAAGCGATCCCGCTGACTTGGGCTACGTGGCCCAGACTGCCTTGGCTTGGTCCGGGGCCATAATGGACGATGAAGTCGCCCTCTTGAACTCAGAGACGCTGGATCTTGGCAGCACGGATTATGAAACGggccagcccccacccagcccgGCTGTCTGTCTTCCCATCGTGTCTTCCCATACCaactcccttctcctctctcccatcACATACATCTTCCGAAATCCAAAAAGTTACAAAGTTTATATGAATATAACATACAAAGATACAGCCTCCTTCCTAAGGCAGAGGGCAGGATGGGGTGCTTAAGGCTCCGGAGGAAGCTGCACGAAGCACCGGctgtgggcagggcctgggggaggcgGGGATCCCCTCAGAGCGCCACGGTCTGAGGTTGAACCGATTGGCCAAGCTGATGCGGGGCGAGAGCGGTCACGCCAGCCATCTTTGGTGCTGCAAACCCTTGCCCACCCCAGCTCCTGCCAGAAAGCCCGAGGGCCCTGGATTCCCAAGGCCGGATCTGGAGCACAGGCCCCGGAAGGAGGCCGGGGGAAGGGAGGGTAAAGCTGATATGCCTGTGTGCCAAGGGATCGGAGAGACAGCGGTGCGAGGGAGAAGGGTTCTCATACATACCCTTCCCCAGGGGCCAAGGCGAAGGAGGCCAGGGGATCGGGGCAGGGGTAGGGCGCCGCGGCCCCTAGACTCTCGGGCATCCCCGTCTGTCCCCTGCGGCAAACGTCGCGGAAAGCGGCCGCCTCTGACAGGTGGCCATCCTGGATTCTGGTTGAGGTGATGGTCTCCTCGCCCTGAGGTGGCCTCTAACTGGTGACGGCAGAGGGCCCAGCGCCTCCTCGCTTCTCGAAGAACATGTAGTCCTGACGGGAGGGCACGGTCAACGGGGCTGGCGGGGCTGGCCTAGCTCAGCTCTCACAACCCGGGTCCGGAACCTgcacccgccccccgccccccgcccccatagAGCGTGTCTCTAATCTAGCAGGAGGCCAAGATGCACACAGAGCCTTGATGGAGAgcggggtggtgggaggggaggcggggcagCCAACTCACAATGAGGAACGTGGCTCCCAGCAGCACCGCCTTCACCCTCACGTCCAGATCCAGCGGGAACTGCAGGCCGAAGTCATCTGCATCGGTGAGGGCTTCTTGGAGCAGCCCCCCCCACTGCTTGCTGATCCGGCCCACGCTGCGTGATTCATCCGGAGTCTTCACCTGTCGGGAAGGCAGGAGCCAACTGGGGGGGATGTGGCTGACCTCCCCTGccgccagcccccccccccccatcgccgCTTATGAGCGGCGCCGGCTCTGTCCTTAGTGAATCCTTCCGGCGGGTTTCCCGGTGGCATCCGGGGAAACCAAGTCACCCTCGGTCACACTGCGTGTGTATAGTGCAGATCTGAGTTCAGACTCACATCTGTTGCTCCTGAAAGGCCATACGCGAAAAACCGAACATAAGTAGCGGCAGGAACGTTAGCACCGAGTACTCATCTCCATGTAGGGCTGCTTCCCAGGTTTGTTTTGGTCACCAAAGTACCTGCCGCCCGTAGCTGGTGAAGTCAGCGCCCTGAACAGAGTGGCCTGGTCCAAGAGGGCTAGGGGGCTGCGCTCgaccagccagccaggcgcctagAAGGCTGTGCCTGCCCAAAGAGGTGCCTTTACCCCGCAAAGTAGCAAGGGCCCTGTCCAAGCTTCATCCAGAGGGGATCCAAGCCcgtctggtgggggaggggcagcagtaAGTGGCCTCTAAGGACCAGGATTTCCACTGGCCTCTCCGGGCCCAAGAACAACAGGCCCTGGTGACGGAGGAGGTAATTCACTGTGATTTCCTGATCGTTTCCTATGCTTATTTTCAGGGGCTAGAACTGAAGTGATTGCCTTCTGTGCCCTCCCggtccccttcccccactgacAGCTCTGGGGCACTTCCCGCAGACCAGTCTCCGGCTGGGCAGGGCCTCTCCCAGCCAGCCCTGCCATCCCCAGTGCAGCCCCAAAGAAGGGCTGCTCATAAGTACGTAAAAGGGAGCCTGGGTCTCCCAGGGCCCCACGGGCTGCATGTTCCCATGCGGAGGTCACCCAGTCATCTTTCTATCACAGAGCCTCCAGCCAGCTCCCCAGGTGACTCGACTGGTAAAAGTAGGC
This region includes:
- the TNK1 gene encoding non-receptor tyrosine-protein kinase TNK1, producing the protein MLPEASSLWLLRLLRDIQLAQFYRPILEELNVTRPEHFDFVKPEDLDGIGMGRPAQRRLAEALKRHRSGLKSKNWVYKILGGFVPEQKETTPPSDSPLLSLPEPEGGLKCLIPDGAVCRGELLGSGCFGVVHRGLWTLPSGQSVPVAVKSLRVGPEGPVGTELGDFLREVSIMMNLEHPHVLRLHGLVLGQPLQMVMELAPLGSLHARLAAPAPTPPLPVALLCLFLRQLAGAMAYLGARGLVHRDLATRNLLLASPRTIKVADFGLVRPLRGARGRYVMGGPRPIPYAWCAPESLRHGAFSSASDVWMFGVTLWEMFSGGEEPWAGVPPYLILQRLEKDRARLPRPPLCPRALYALALRCWAPHPADRPSFPHLEGLLQEAWPPEAHCVREVTEPGALRMETGDPITVIEASPDSTTWRGQNGRTFKVGSFPASAVTLADSGGSPATRPVHRVSPARGELHQGSTDGDRGKAKLRDLPPARGQRRNVPLQRARVISKSLESVLSLGPRPTGGGSSPPELRHARAVTRGPPGLPSCPPFASSPSQPSQPPRERPPWPRREPLPSHPPGKAGAGKATVPSGGLLPDPELQRRIMEVELSVHGVTHQECQAALRATGGDVVSAIRNLKVDQLFHLSSRSRADCRRILEHYQWDLSAASRYVLARP